From Pseudoalteromonas rubra, one genomic window encodes:
- a CDS encoding outer membrane protein assembly factor BamD gives MIKTLGKRAFAIVLSASVLGLTACSSAPEQEEIERVPNKSVQALYEDAKQTLDSGLYARAIELLSAINSRYPFGPYSHQVQMDLVYAFYQTSNTEQALATVDRFLRLNPNHKNLDYMYYMRGLINIKADENGFQEYFGIDRADRDPNRTRVAFQDLSTLVKNYPKSAYVPEAKKRLAWLLNKMARYELKVANYYFEREAYLAAANRGKYVVEHFSQSSYLVPALEMMEKSYAMLGLDELSNNARKAKELNQQR, from the coding sequence ATGATAAAGACGTTGGGAAAACGCGCTTTTGCAATCGTATTGAGCGCATCTGTATTAGGATTAACCGCTTGCTCATCCGCCCCAGAACAAGAAGAAATAGAACGCGTACCAAATAAATCTGTGCAAGCATTGTACGAAGACGCCAAGCAAACACTCGATTCAGGCCTGTACGCACGTGCCATCGAGCTCTTAAGCGCTATTAACTCCCGTTACCCATTTGGCCCATACTCTCACCAGGTACAAATGGACCTGGTCTATGCTTTTTATCAAACTAGCAACACCGAGCAGGCACTCGCGACAGTTGACCGCTTTTTACGCCTGAACCCCAATCATAAGAACCTCGATTACATGTATTACATGCGGGGCTTAATTAATATTAAAGCGGATGAGAACGGCTTTCAGGAATATTTCGGCATCGATCGCGCAGACCGCGATCCAAACCGTACACGTGTTGCTTTTCAGGACTTATCAACCCTGGTTAAAAACTACCCGAAAAGCGCCTATGTGCCGGAAGCTAAGAAGCGTCTGGCCTGGTTGCTCAACAAAATGGCTCGTTACGAGCTGAAAGTGGCCAACTATTACTTTGAACGTGAAGCCTACCTGGCCGCAGCCAACCGGGGTAAATATGTGGTTGAACATTTCTCACAAAGCAGCTACCTGGTGCCAGCACTTGAAATGATGGAAAAAAGCTACGCTATGTTGGGGCTTGATGAACTGAGCAACAACGCGCGCAAAGCAAAAGAGTTAAATCAACAGCGCTAA
- the glnB gene encoding nitrogen regulatory protein P-II: MKKIEAIIKPFKLDDVREALSDIGITGMTVCEVKGFGRQKGHTELYRGAEYMVDFLPKVKLDIVLAEEDVDRAIDVILKTAQTGKIGDGKIFVTEVERVVRIRTGEEDEEAI; encoded by the coding sequence ATGAAAAAGATAGAAGCCATCATTAAACCATTTAAACTGGATGACGTTCGCGAGGCGTTGTCCGACATAGGTATTACCGGCATGACCGTGTGCGAAGTTAAGGGGTTTGGCCGACAAAAAGGGCACACTGAGCTGTATCGTGGCGCAGAGTATATGGTCGACTTTTTGCCAAAAGTGAAGCTGGATATTGTGCTTGCTGAAGAAGACGTAGATCGGGCTATCGACGTTATTTTAAAAACGGCGCAAACCGGTAAGATTGGTGACGGTAAAATCTTTGTCACTGAAGTGGAGCGGGTTGTCCGTATTCGCACCGGAGAAGAAGACGAAGAAGCAATTTAA